AGCATTAGCGCCAAAGGGCTGTTATTAATTCCTTTTGCTTTCATGGCAGTAGGAAACTTTACGGCTGCCTGTGTGGAATATTGGAAACAGCTTGGCTGGTTGAAAGTGATCTGAAATGACCTGTGCAGAGAAACTGGGGCGGCGGTTTGAAGAACAccgaattaaaaataaagattaaaccACCTTCAGGGTGAGAAGTTTATGGTGTTATGAAAAGAATTACACACAAAAGAAACCACACCTGTATAATGTAATTCAAACCAGCATAAATAGTCTAGAGGTAGATGATTACACTCTGTCAAAAGAAGTTCCTTCAATGCTTGTATTGCAGTGTACCTAGTATTTTGGACATATGGGCTACTGTGTGCTAAACTTTTCATCCACTCTGGTGCAGAGAACTGAGTATTTACACGTAGGATGTGCTCTTcagctttttccatttttgtagCTGAACCAACCCCCAGTGAGGCAGTGAGGCCCAGAATCTGAGGGAGGGGCAAGGTCGGCTTTTGCTCCTTCTTCAGTTTTATATCCCTGTGCTTCTGCTTCAGGTAGCGCATCATTATGTGGTTGTAGACTTCTCCTTTTTGAGTGTGGTGACATTCATCTATTATGATCAGCGTCAGATCTATCAAagacatgacaacaacaacaaaaaacaaattagaaaTATGTTGTAGGTCAGTGGTCCcaaaccttttttgcgccacggtccagtttaacatcagacaatattGTCACGGACCGACCTTAAGGTGTGacagttaaataaaacaaaataaaatacataaaaatacctttaatacctttaaaaaaataaaaatataataaaacatgtgaatccaatgtgtatgcaactttattagcagcgtcctatGTATTTTGagatgtattttgtttgttttgctagcttgggagttttaATTTAGAGGTATTGTATTCTGCGGCCACTTTAaaaaggtagtcatgtgacagaggcaagcatcttgacaagcaTAAAGAGTgagtcatagacagatgtggcgGAGAGAATCCGGTAATtttcccaaacaaacaaaacatcattcagaatcaaataataaataaaatggaaataatgtaagttatgtattctttctgtaTCAAATggcccacggaccggtaccagtccacgGCCCAGGGGTTGGTGACCACTGCTGTAGGTGATATAAAGCAAGCAAGTTGTaaaaaaagtgaatgaatgCAAAACCAATGTGATATCGGATAACAACGAGCAGAAAAAATGATTACCTGTGGTTTAAATTTTTCATCAAAGGATGGGAGGtcattgtgttttaaatttttagatCCTCCCAATGCAAACCAGTCCTTTTCTATGAACCTGATACAGCAGTTTAAGCTACAAAAGAACCTGGTGAAAACAGTATTTTTGAACCAAAAAAGAGTTTTCAATTATGCTTTTGTAACATTACATCAAAAGTGTGAGTTTAAGCAGAGCACGAATGTATCCCTAGAGGAAATAAGTCTGGTGAGTGGCAGCCTGATGTACTGTGGGTGATAGAGGCTCTCATGTGAATTTGATCAGCCACACACTGATGGCTTGAACAGACGTGTGGCCTGGAAATCAGCAGGagatggaaaaaaggaaaaaaaatgatacGCTCTCAGGCGTTTCAACAAACAGCATATGTTCCACTGAGATGGCTATTCCACCTTGAAATGGAGAATGCCAACAACAGCGAACAGTAAAGCTTCAAGACTGACAAGATCCTGTCAGGTATTATCAAGAGAGATGCTATGACTCCTCTGGGTAAGCTTCCATTCCAATACCTGTCAGTGTCTGTGGTTTAAGCCTGGACAGATTTTAACAAAAGGTTTTCATGGAACCTTTAATGACAAAATGCCATTATATTGTAACCTAATTCAATTTTGAATTGTAGTTAGTTTAAAGGAACCCAAAGCAGTTTACTGAGCTGAGTAAGTTATTCCGGagtcaactttttaaaattctaaaatcaTACCACTCAAGTTGatcccttcatcctctccttcgTTAGACCTCTCCAAGAAATTCTGAAGAATCTGGGCCGTgcaaatgatgacatcatttttctTCACAATCTCTGTGAAAGAGATTTTCAGTTGCGAGTCTCCACTGACTCTCTCCACTTTATATGTGGGCCTCAGAAATGGCAAGAACTCTGAAGAATAATGTTGCTCAACAAGAGGAatctgcaaaacacacacaagtgaatttttttatatacatgtaaataatagaaaatgaaaaaaaataaggaacaGTGCGCAGTATTTCCTTTATTACTATGAGCTGTAAGTGTTATCACAAACCTCCTGATGATTTGAGGGTTTGCTTATGCTTACAATAACTGCAGTGTTCTGACATTGCAGACAGCAGTCTGGGACAAACAAAGCAGGATGTTTTCCTTCCAGTTAGGCTAAGGCACGGTTTCAAATTACTCATTCAATGTCGGTAAAgaatttgttgttctttttaaaggATCAGGGGAAGACACACCTTTCTGCAAATGTTACTCTGTTTTTTCCAGTGTTAAACAATGGACCACTATATGGTGTTGTTTCATAGTCATGATTTCTGCTAAACTGCTCGAACTCACAAAGTTTTATAGTCTGAAACCTTCAGAGTTGTGATTCTTTTCCCAGCGCAGAGCCCATCCCATCCAAGAAAGTAAAGAAAAGCTAAGCAAAGCAGAACATCTAAACCTTATGGTATGTAATTTGTGGTGAGCTGACCCACATGTGCACACTGACTGAAAGACAGAATATTTTCTTTGGTTCTGAAAAGGGTGTATTAATAGGTTACAATAATAGTGCAAAGCCATACAGTAAGTCACCGGACTTCTGCTCCAGTACCTTGTTCACCAGGACGACCACTTTCCCTGACTGCCTCGCTGCCCTCCTGCCATCCAGATGTTTCTGAGTAATATAAACTGCAACTCTGGTTTTACCACTTCCTGTTGGGAGGCATATGATGATGTTTTTCCCCTCCAAGGCAGGCTTAGCAACTTCCATCTGATAATCTCGAAGAACAACATTATCTTTTTCTGGGCCATTGTCTGCTGCTGAGGGATTTCCATCTGTAATGCAGAGCAGAAGTTCCAGCAGAAACAacgtttgattattgattagtaTTAACACTGCTgatcaatgtttgtttttggtgcTATGTAGCGGAATGTTGTGATGACTCTGAgttattctttcttttctctgcaggAGGTACACCTGTGGGTGGAGCTGCCTGGTTTGGCAGAAATGGATCCGATGCACCGTGAACATTTAAAGGGCGCCAACAGGGCTGGGTACTGTCTATACTCTGTGTGCTTTGATACGTGACACTGCTGCCATTCTGCTGCTGAGCCGTTCCTCAAATAAAGCTGTTATTATATTTcacctctctgtgtctctgactATAGAGCCATGTTGTGACAAATGTCTTCTTAATGCTGCaattaataaatttaaaaaatgctgctttAAACATAACCGAATACAATTGTTTCTTTATAGTTTCATTGGTAAACATTTAAACTTGCAGTACATCTCGGGTATTTTAGATGATTATGAACAGATTTTTGGCCAACAAAGCAATACTGCAGTATCTGCAAAAATTTTGCAGTGAGAAAAATAGCTTAAattataacaacaaaaatgaataaaaacttaattaaaaaaaataattgtgtaaCATTAGTATTTGTTACATCAAAACCATTAAGTTGAAATATTATACTAATAGCAGACcagcatacatatatacatttatgTCATCTGGCCTTTTACCACAAAGTAAGGATTGAAACTGCAGTTGGGCAATTTCAGACAAATTTGCATTTACATTTCCTTACACATGCATCCATATATTATTAAGCCTTCCTCAAATTGCTTGAGAGTAGATCATAAACCGTCACCCATTAATATTTCCCCtatatttattctttcttttcaagGACTCATTATGATCCAAGTGAGCCAGACTGTGAGTAGCTGACAGGCTGTGACTTATCTGCTCTGTCTGGTTAGGAAGAAAACATGACGAGGGCACTCTGGACTCAGTGCTCTGCGATCCTTCCCTTCGACTCAAAGCTCTACATATCCCCACAGATGAATTCAAACccacagaaaaatattttcttatttcagtgcagacatattttacattttccttcGAAGACTTTGTATGCCAGAGATTATAGGTCAGGCAGCTAAACAGAGGAAAATGTGTCCGATTTCTAATAGAAAATGTACACAATCTGCAAAAAAGTAGCCAAACCAACATTGTGGTATGGTTAATACTACTCAAGAGAgaacaaactcattttcaccatgATCCAGTGAAGTGAAACTTAGTTTAGCTCATATGCAAAGACCCTTAAATAATTTAACTCATTTTGcaacttttgttttaattgggCGATCCGGTTTGCGGCATTACTCAAACTAAAAAGACAAGCTGTTCTATGACCTTGTATTAGGATAATGAAGGCACCTCCCATTTTTCATCATTGCATTTGATTGTTTTCATTACCTTATTAGTCCACATGCATGTCCTTTTTATGTCATCTATGCTCTGAGCTGAggcaataatttgttttgtgaaCACAATGTCAGAAACACAGTTTATACAAGCGCATTGCAATGAAATATGATGCTGAAGCAAAATCTCTGGATATAACCAAAGAAAGCAGGCTTGATCtacacatagagacaaacaggaagactTGGATTTAACTTTTCTGTGCATTATTTTACACTGTAGAGTTAGCATGTGGTTTTCATTTAGAGCACTGGTTATGCTCTCTCTTACTGACCTATGTGCAGTCCATCACGGCAAACACATGGCACATATTCTTCAGGGACAAGCAGGCAGGATGGAGAAAAGCTCCACTTACAAAACTTTCCAAGGACACCCATCCTGCCTTAATCTGCTGATccaatgtgctttttttctcaCTGTACTTGAGTTCAGCTTTTTTGGTCAACTTAGACAGATGAAGACCAAACTATTTAGATGATATACATACTTGAAATACCTGAACAACATCCACAGGGTTAAAGGTGAAGGAGAGGGAATCAATCTCACCTGGTTGCGAGGGCTGCAAGCTGTCAGATAATTCATGGGAGTTAGTGCTTGCTCCTTTATAAAGGTCTGGAAAGAAATCAGTCCATTAAAATTTAGGTCCAAGTGAGAACTCAAGAATCAGGAAATTCAGCCATATTGTATTAGGAGATCCAAGAGGGAAAGCCAAATGAAATGACTAACTAGAGAAGAACTCAGAGAGCGTATGCCTCCACAAAGGatgcaaaaaaaatccaggatCTTGGCCTTTCTCAATATGGGTTGAAAATCTAATCACCTCTCTCTGTTGCTTTTTTAAAGGAATGACAAACATAAATTTAATGAGATTAATGATATCCTCCTACTGGAGGTTCATGTTCATTTCCATGTTCATCTCTAAAGCATTAAGCTTTGAGAAATGTTTTGATGAGCATCACCCTGTGTAATATGTTTATATAAAAATGTCTACAATTCAAGCAGATATGGGTTTCGCAATATATGTAAACAAAACTACTAAACTGACTGATCCAAATCTTTGCTGAACATCCAAGAGAGGAGGTCTATGAAACCTGCGTATTCATTCTGAGGGTCTTCAATGGTGTTCTTCTCCTCTAACTGATGGATCTCACAGCTTTCTGTTTCCACAGGACCCTCCTTTGTGGTGGTTCCAATTTTTGCAGGTTCATCTTTTACTGAAGGTTTATCATGGGAACCTtataagaaatgaaaaagacacgATATAGGATTTCCTTATGAGGCAGGAATATTTATATAACAAGTATCGTGGGAGCTATATAAATACCCGCATTTTTATAATTGAATTCTGCTGCATTAGTAGCAAATTCTCTTTCTTCTTACAGGTAGTCACGGCAGGAAGCCACTACGATTGCTTCTTTTAATAAtctaaacattgagtaatatacCCTCATTTATAAAGTCTTTCTCTCGCCAAAGGAAAACTGGTGACGTCACTCGCTGTGGTGGGAGTGCATTAACACCAATGACATCCTTCACCTTGCTCATCACCATCAGATGAGCTTCCAGTCAGCTCCTGATACAGGGCCTCATGGTCCGTTTCACGCAGAACATCGAGAAACTTGGAGAACCACCCTGGTTGACCTCTCACGATTCTCCTCAGAAGTTCTCTGGCTCCACTTCTGCGTCCTCCTGTAGTTGTTACAGCTGTAATCTGAAACAAGAGTTTCATGACTGGATTTCACTGCTTtgggtgtttgtgtgacagaacTGCTCGACAAAACATTTGAATGCGTTTGTCTGCCATCTTGTGGCCAATAGTCGTCATTACAATCAAACATTTCGATTTACAGTACGGAAGTTGGCATGGGAAAAGTAAAGAACATGTTAACAACTAGTACTAGGTTTACAGTCAATATTTAAATACAGTCACATGTGAACCTTCAAGAATGAAAATGTACTGTCTCGAGGAATTGATCTGGTCCCAGATCAGTTCAGAGGCAGCTGCGGATCAGACAACCCACCTCCTCAGTATTTAGGGTACAGTACTTACAACATCCGCGTCATCTTCAGTGATTAGGCCATGTGAGACACAATGGAGGCACACATCTTCTGTCTTCATGTCAACCAGTGTGGGATACAGTAACTGAATGAGTTTGACCGAGTTGTCATTCTCTTCCTCCACTTTAGGATCCGACAGATTGATCTGCATGTAATCAGCGGCATATTTAAAACCCGAATGTTCCAACGCGTCAACAAACGCCGTAAACCAGCCTGGATCATGTGGTTTCTTGATAACACTGTCAATGAggaggtccacggcggctggatTGCCGTCACTTGTTTCCTTCTGTCGGATCCGCTGTTTTTGATCGTCagctataaaatataaatgatccAGAACCTGCTGCACCTCGATAAGGGCTCGCAATCTCGGTCTGAAGTAATCAATGAGACGCTCGTTAATTTCGTCCTTTCCAGACGCCATGCCGACGGATTGCACCGATGATCAGGATAAGAATGACTCCAGCGATAAAAAGCTGATTCACTATGAACTTTCAAGTTTCACTTTCATTTCTTCGAAATGAAACTCAGAATTTGCCTAAACCACTAGGTGTCAGTATTAGAACATCTCTGAAAGGTGCGTACGCGTAAAGAACGCAAATGCAGTTACAGTATAATAAAAGTTATGATCAGCTATTTCTGACAATATATTAATACGCATTTACAAATTAACAGAAAAATGCCATTAATATGGCAATAATATAAAAACGTTTGAATTAGTGACGTAGTGATACTCCATTCTTCATCCACCATTGCTGACAAGCCATTGCTGTTTGCAAGCTCAGTAGCAAAGAGCATTTGCGTGTATCTGATTTAGGACCCAAATCCGGATCATAAAAATCAGATTCCATCTGAACTTTAGTATTCATGGAAAAACACTTCTGAGTCACATATAAGATTCTGATCTGTGCCATTTTATCTCTTCGTAGCATGCATTTATAATATCACTGGTATTCTACTCCGAACAGAGTGACATGCTTGTTCATTCTTTCTGTTTATCTAGAAACAgtatctaattttttttgtaatatacATTTCTTCGTGTGAAAATCCCATGTTATTCTCTGAATTTATAGCATAGTGGTGGTGATGTGGTCAGCATGAGATTAATATTTAAGAGCACCTCCAGTTATCAGAGGTAGTATGTCCCCCGACATACTACATGCTGATGTATCTTTGGGCATCCAAAACTTTCGGCCCTTCTTAAGGGCAGCGCCAGCTGGATTATTCAATTGCTGACTCTCTCATTACATCTATATTATAAGGTAACAATGGTACTTTAGTTTAAAAAATAGTTACTCCACCAtaagtgtgtttttctttattcttctcAAAGCTTCAAAACAAATATATGCACTACTCTTTTGCTCAAGACTTTTTCATATAATtcactcatttaaaaaatgttttttttacatctggcaggatgatgcatttattttctaaCAATTATCTAACAACATTTAACCTTTAATGTACATTTCCAACATAAACAGTAAGGGGTAAGGAAGTGAATCATTGACAGTTATTTATACATGAGAATGATGACTTAGCATTTGAATTGGTTTATAGGCACAAGACCCTCTCTGGGGTTTGTTTATAAGTAAGTACAAACTTTCTATGTGTTCCCCAAAACttcccttcttcctctccccATCCTCTAAGTGCATCCTAAAAAAGACAAGTGTACTGACATCATTTTATATTGTTATGTGCTACTTTGGGCTGATAAGCAGTGCAAAACAGTAATCATATCATTATAAAACACATGCACCACCTTGTAGAAATGCCTAC
This window of the Antennarius striatus isolate MH-2024 chromosome 12, ASM4005453v1, whole genome shotgun sequence genome carries:
- the ifih1 gene encoding interferon-induced helicase C domain-containing protein 1 isoform X2, translated to MASGKDEINERLIDYFRPRLRALIEVQQVLDHLYFIADDQKQRIRQKETSDGNPAAVDLLIDSVIKKPHDPGWFTAFVDALEHSGFKYAADYMQINLSDPKVEEENDNSVKLIQLLYPTLVDMKTEDVCLHCVSHGLITEDDADVITAVTTTGGRRSGARELLRRIVRGQPGWFSKFLDVLRETDHEALYQELTGSSSDGDEQGSHDKPSVKDEPAKIGTTTKEGPVETESCEIHQLEEKNTIEDPQNEYADLYKGASTNSHELSDSLQPSQPDGNPSAADNGPEKDNVVLRDYQMEVAKPALEGKNIIICLPTGSGKTRVAVYITQKHLDGRRAARQSGKVVVLVNKIPLVEQHYSSEFLPFLRPTYKVERVSGDSQLKISFTEIVKKNDVIICTAQILQNFLERSNEGEDEGINLSDLTLIIIDECHHTQKGEVYNHIMMRYLKQKHRDIKLKKEQKPTLPLPQILGLTASLGVGSATKMEKAEEHILRICANLDASKIMTTSLGGLKKEPRKMVETIEDREEDPFGDVIMKIMNCIHVHAGLSPTCDLGSQNYEQWVVHKECKAAVDEDQTVRVCAEHLRRYNEGLILSNTIRMQDSFNFLNKYHEEEIKRKTTPDEEQIIKITDTERFLFNLFKDNKEELKTLAEQPKYENDSLSKLRTAILHEFSTRETARGIVFTKTRLSAIALSQWIQENSKFSDIGVKPSYITGGGDQSVVKPMTAAEQKDVLNKFSKGEVNLLVATSVAEEGLDIPACNFVIQYGRVTNEISMIQAEGRGRAEDSSYTIIEIKNSGVTEKNCVNEYRKNMMYKAIDKIRVLNQDIYDKRIREFQFQAVMEEKVRNKKKKHKDMKTQNPAEVKFRCRDCSKEVCSGEDIEIIANMHRVNLTPQFSELFIRRENTTLLERFLDYEINGYIACKDCGL